The genomic stretch AAGTGAAGGAAGCGTTAAGCAATGAGGAATTGAAGTACTACCTTATAATAGTAGGGGCTGCAGTGGCACTTATATTTATAAATATAAGCTCAACCTATAAATCAATGGGACATGCATTAAGGGATATATTTTTTACAGTTTCATCTGTAATTACAACAACAGGTTTCTCAACGGCTGATTTTGGAAAATGGCCGGTATTTTCACAGACTGTACTTCTTCTGCTTATGTTTTTTGGAGCGTGTGCCGGATCAACAGCAGGAGGACTTAAAATTTCCAGGGTCATAATGATGGCTAAAATGTTTGTTGCAGAAATAAAGCAGATGATAAGTCCTAACAGAGTAGTTTCCATAAAATATGAGCATAAACCACTTGATTCAAAGGTAAAAAAGGGCGTTGCAAACTATTTTATCGTATACATTGGAATATTTACGGTACTTCTTCTAGTAGTTTCAATGACAACAGATGATTTTCTGACAGCTTTCAGTGCAGTCGCGGCAACATTTAATAATATAGGTCCGGGACTTGGAAAAGTTGGGCCTGCATTTAGTTTTGCCGACATGACGGATGTGTCAAAAATATTCTTAAGCTTTGGAATGCTTGCAGGAAGGCTTGAACTGTTCCCTATGCTTATACTGTTTGCACCGGAAACATGGAAAATAAAATAATTATAAATATCTTAAGAGACTATCTGAACTGTATTCAAAATCTTAGAAATAAGATTGGATGCAGTATACGGATGGTCTTTTTTTATGAATTCTATTAAATGAAGAAATATAATTTCTATATATTATGAATATAAAGTAAAAAAAGTATTGCTATAAAAGTGTTGATAAAACTAAGGATTAATATATCTTTTTTAAAAAAGTGAAAAAAGGCCATAAAAAAAAATAAACTTTTTTAACCAAAGTAAAAAAAGTTGGGTATACTTGTATTAATATAAATAGGCGAGGTATGTAAATACTTGTAGAAGAATGATAGAAAATTTAGGAGGAGAAGGGAATGAAGGATTTAAAGGAAAAATTCTTAAAGTTATTTGGAATCAAGCATGAAAAGGAATTCTTTTCACCTGGAAGGGTAAACTTAATAGGAGAACATACAGACTACAATGGCGGTAATGTATTTCCATGTGCGATAGATAAAGGAACTTATGCTTTAGTGAAAAAAAGAGATGACAATAGATTCAGAATGTATTCGGAAAATTTTGCTGAATTAGGAATAATGGAATTTACTTTGGATAAACTGGAAAATGAAAAGGAACATGACTGGGCAAATTATCCTAAAGGAGTAATTAAGATGTTCATTGACGCTGGTCAGAAAATAGACAGCGGATTTGATATTGTTTTTTATGGAAATATTCCAAATGGAGCCGGACTTTCTTCATCGGCATCAATAGAAATCCTGACAGCGGTAGTTTTAAAGGATCTTTTCAATCTTGATATTGACATGATAGAAATGGTTAAGCTCGGTCAGAAGACAGAAAACCTGTTCATAGGAGTAAACTCTGGAATAATGGATCAGTTTGCAGTGGGAATGGGGAAAAAAGATCATGCCATTCTTCTTGACTGTAATACATTAAAATATGAGTATGTTCCTGTAGTACTGAAGGATGAAGTGATAGTCATATCAAATACAAATAAGAGAAGAGGACTTGCAGATTCTAAATACAACG from Leptotrichia sp. oral taxon 215 str. W9775 encodes the following:
- a CDS encoding galactokinase — protein: MKDLKEKFLKLFGIKHEKEFFSPGRVNLIGEHTDYNGGNVFPCAIDKGTYALVKKRDDNRFRMYSENFAELGIMEFTLDKLENEKEHDWANYPKGVIKMFIDAGQKIDSGFDIVFYGNIPNGAGLSSSASIEILTAVVLKDLFNLDIDMIEMVKLGQKTENLFIGVNSGIMDQFAVGMGKKDHAILLDCNTLKYEYVPVVLKDEVIVISNTNKRRGLADSKYNERRSECEKALEELQSKLDIKALGELSAEEFEANKELISNEINRKRAKHAVYENQRTLKAQKELSEGNLEEFGKLMNQSHESLRDDYEVTGVELDTLVELAWKQEGVVGSRMTGAGFGGCTVSIVKKDKVDDFVKNVGEKYKDRIGYDADFYIVEVSEGAGKL